A genome region from Primulina eburnea isolate SZY01 chromosome 9, ASM2296580v1, whole genome shotgun sequence includes the following:
- the LOC140841210 gene encoding LOW QUALITY PROTEIN: pectinesterase 3 (The sequence of the model RefSeq protein was modified relative to this genomic sequence to represent the inferred CDS: inserted 1 base in 1 codon) → MDTINSFKGYGKVDELEQQDFRKKTRKRLIIISISAVLLIGLIVGVVAGTVIHSKNKSGSDDVPTSPAAAIVAVCSVSQYPDSCYSSLGSSDSTDPERIFLFSLTVIKNSLRKVSTFTDEYANKTDNQLVKEALNICATVLDDAADTLEDCISSMQNDGNKLIADDSTIDDLKTWLSTVITDQETCFDALYESNASFVEDIKLLMKNSTEYASNSLAIISKLQSLLVTFKIPFHRRRLLEAAEESIFPAWVSAGDRRLLQQSNPKPNVTVAKDGSGDVTTLNAAVARIPKKSKTRFVIYVKAGTYLENVVLDKSYTNVMMYGDGKDVSIISDSKNFVDGTPTFSTATVGVAGKGFMARDIGFKNTAGPSKHQAVAFRSGSDQSVFYRCKFDAFQDTLYPHSNRQFYRQCDIIGTVDFIFGNSAVVLQNCSIFPRQPGPKQFVTITAQGKVDPNQNTGISIQRCTMSPFDNLTAQTYLGRPWKAYATTVVMQTNIGGFLNPLGWARWVQNSDPPKTIFYAEYQNTGPGASTRNRVKWSGYKPSLTPSEANKYNXAVLIQGGSWLPATSVAFDST, encoded by the exons ATGGACACAATCAATTCATTCAAGGGCTATGGGAAAGTGGATGAGCTAGAGCAACAAGATTTCAGGAAAAAGACCCGCAAGCGATTGATTATTATCTCCATCTCAGCCGTTCTGTTGATCGGTTTGATCGTCGGAGTTGTTGCCGGAACTGTGATTCATAGCAAAAACAAGAGTGGTTCCGACGATGTTCCGACTTCTCCGGCTGCGGCGATTGTAGCTGTGTGCAGTGTGAGTCAGTACCCAGATTCTTGTTACTCGAGCTTGGGTTCCTCAGACTCCACCGACCCGGAGAGGATTTTTCTGTTTTCGTTAACGGTGATCAAGAATTCTCTGAGGAAAGTGTCGACTTTTACAGATGAGTACGCGAACAAGACGGATAATCAGTTGGTAAAAGAGGCGTTGAATATATGCGCGACGGTGTTAGACGACGCTGCTGATACGCTCGAGGATTGCATATCCTCAATGCAGAACGACGGGAATAAGCTAATCGCCGACGATTCGACCATCGACGACTTAAAAACGTGGCTGAGCACCGTGATCACGGACCAAGAAACGTGTTTCGACGCTCTGTATGAGTCCAACGCCAGTTTTGTGGAAGACATCAAGCTTCTGATGAAGAATTCCACGGAATATGCCAGCAACAGTTTGGCCATAATCTCGAAACTGCAGTCATTGCTCGTGACTTTTAAGATCCCATTCCACAGGAGGCGTCTGCTGGAGGCAGCCGAGGAATCGATCTTTCCGGCGTGGGTTTCCGCTGGTGACAGGCGGCTGTTGCAGCAGAGCAATCCGAAGCCGAATGTGACGGTGGCGAAGGACGGCAGCGGCGATGTGACCACCCTGAATGCTGCGGTGGCGAGAATACCCAAGAAGAGCAAAACGAGATTCGTTATATATGTGAAGGCGGGGACATATTTGGAGAATGTGGTGTTGGATAAATCTTACACGAATGTCATGATGTACGGAGACGGCAAGGACGTTTCCATTATTTCCGACAGCAAGAATTTCGTCGACGGAACTCCGACTTTTTCCACGGCTACTGTTG GTGTTGCGGGAAAAGGATTCATGGCACGAGACATCGGTTTCAAGAACACAGCCGGACCCAGCAAACACCAGGCCGTGGCCTTCCGTTCCGGGTCCGACCAATCTGTATTCTACAGATGCAAGTTCGACGCGTTCCAAGACACCCTCTACCCTCACTCGAACCGACAATTCTACCGCCAATGCGACATAATAGGCACAGTGGACTTCATATTCGGCAACTCGGCGGTGGTGCTCCAGAACTGCAGCATCTTCCCTAGACAACCCGGACCTAAACAATTTGTCACCATTACTGCACAAGGCAAAGTTGACCCGAATCAGAACACCGGAATTTCGATCCAACGGTGTACAATGAGCCCATTCGACAATCTTACCGCCCAGACCTACTTAGGCAGGCCTTGGAAAGCTTACGCGACCACGGTTGTCATGCAGACTAATATTGGTGGATTCCTGAATCCGTTGGGCTGGGCCAGATGGGTCCAAAACTCCGACCCACCGAAAACTATCTTCTACGCCGAGTATCAAAATACTGGACCCGGAGCGAGCACTAGAAACCGGGTCAAATGGTCCGGGTATAAGCCCAGTCTTACTCCATCCGAGGCCAATAAATATA GTGCAGTCCTCATTCAAGGTGGTTCGTGGTTGCCTGCTACAAGTGTAGCCTTTGACTCAACCTaa